The proteins below are encoded in one region of Silene latifolia isolate original U9 population chromosome 2, ASM4854445v1, whole genome shotgun sequence:
- the LOC141631496 gene encoding ankyrin repeat-containing protein At5g02620-like has translation MVTPMENQGQPNAPQKKMTKQLTGKRDDTKLHAAARAGNLDEVMHILNNTDEEELKELLVKQNQAGETALYSASEYGQVDVIREMINYYDPIAASIKAKNGYDAFHIAAKQGDLEILKVLMDVHPDLSMTYDTSNTTALQTAATQGHAEVVNFLLESGSGLATIGRSNGKTALHAAARNGHVAVVKALLEKEPGITTRTDKKGQTALHMAVKGQNLEVVEELIKSDPSMINMVDTKSNTSLHIASRKGRGPIVLRLLAEETTDTTAVNRAGETALDTAEKMNHPNIATILREHGVQSAKVIKPQVTSTNRELKQTVSDIKHEVHYQLEHTRQTRKRVQGIAKRLNKMHAEGLNNAINSTTVVAVLIATVAFAAIFTVPGQYVDDPNNIPPGSSLGEANIAPTPAFLIFFVFDSIALFISLAVVVVQTSVVVIESKAKKQMMAIINKLMWLACVLISVSFLALSFIVVGAKEIWLAIAVTIIGTTIMVTTLGTMCYWVIQHRMEAKNLRSLRKSSLDSKSRSYSISAMSDTELHGEKFKKMYAI, from the exons ATGGTGACACCCATGGAAAACCAAGGGCAACCAAATGCGCCGCAGAAGAAGATGACAAAGCAATTGACAGGAAAGAGGGATGACACCAAACTTCATGCTGCAGCAAGAGCTGGAAACTTGGATGAGGTGATGCATATATTGAATAATACTGATGAAGAAGAATTGAAGGAATTGCTTGTAAAACAAAATCAGGCAGGAGAAACTGCACTCTATTCTGCTTCGGAATATGGGCAGGTTGATGTTATTAGGGAGATGATCAATTATTATGATCCTATTGCTGCTAGTATCAAGGCTAAGAATGGTTATGATGCATTCCACATTGCCGCGAAGCAAGGGGATTTGG AAATATTGAAAGTTCTGATGGACGTACACCCTGATCTCTCAATGACGTATGACACATCCAACACCACGGCATTGCAGACAGCTGCGACTCAAGGGCACGCCGAGGTGGTGAATTTCCTCTTGGAGTCGGGAAGTGGACTGGCTACCATTGGTCGAAGTAATGGTAAAACGGCCTTGCACGCTGCTGCAAGGAATGGGCATGTGGCTGTGGTGAAAGCGCTCTTGGAGAAAGAGCCTGGAATCACTACAAGAACAGACAAGAAGGGCCAGACCGCACTTCACATGGCGGTCAAGGGTCAGAATCTTGAGGTGGTGGAGGAGCTTATTAAGTCAGATCCTTCTATGATCAATATGGTTGATACTAAAAGCAATACATCACTACATATAGCTTCAAGAAAAGGCAGGGGTCCG ATTGTCTTGAGATTATTAGCAGAAGAAACAACAGACACAACCGCAGTAAACAGGGCCGGTGAAACTGCCCTTGACACAGCAGAGAAAATgaatcatccaaacattgcaacAATCCTTCGTGAGCATGGAGTTCAAAGTGCCAAAGTCATCAAACCCCAAGTTACCAGTACTAATCGCGAGCTTAAGCAGACTGTGAGCGACATAAAACATGAAGTCCATTACCAGTTAGAACACACCAGACAAACCAGAAAACGAGTACAAGGCATTGCAAAGCGGCTCAACAAGATGCATGCCGAGGGACTCAATAATGCAATCAACTCCACAACTGTTGTTGCCGTTCTTATAGCAACCGTTGCTTTTGCAGCCATCTTCACTGTTCCCGGTCAATATGTTGATGACCCTAATAACATTCCACCTGGTAGTTCCCTTGGAGAAGCAAATATTGCTCCAACACCCGCATTTTTGatcttttttgtgtttgactcaatTGCCCTTTTCATTTCTCTTGCTGTCGTCGTAGTCCAAACTTCGGTAGTAGTAATAGAGAGCAAGGCAAAGAAGCAAATGATGGCGATCATAAACAAGCTAATGTGGTTAGCATGTGTTCTTATCTCAGTGTCGTTTTTGGCACTATCTTTTATCGTAGTAGGAGCCAAGGAGATATGGCTAGCTATTGCGGTGACCATCATTGGAACTACAATCATGGTTACTACTTTGGGTACAATGTGTTATTGGGTTATTCAACATCGAATGGAGGCTAAGAATTTAAGGAGCCTTAGGAAATCGTCGTTAGATAGCAAATCACGGTCTTATTCGATTTCTGCCATGTCAGATACGGAGCTACATGGTGAGAAGTTTAAGAAGATGTATGCAATATGA